TAACGGCACCAATTTTCTGGCGCTGTCGGGGATTTCAATCCCCCATTTCTGGCTGGGTGTGCTGCTGATTATGCTGTTCTCGGTGAAACTGCACTGGCTTCCGGCGTCCGGTTACGTGCCGTTCTCAGAAGATCCGCTGCAAAACCTGAAAACCATGTTGCTGCCTGCGGCGGTGCTCGGCACCGGCCTTTCCGCCACGCTGATGCGCCATACGCGTGCGGCGATGATTGCGGTGCTGAAAGCCGATTACATCCGTACCGCCCGTGCCAAAGGGCTGCTGCCAAAAATGGTGATCATGAAACACGCGCTTCGCAATGCGCTGGTGCCGATCATCACGCTGACCACCTTGCTGTTCGGCGAACTTCTGGGCGGCGCGGTGCTCAGCGAGCAGGTATTCACCATTCCGGGCTTTGGCAAAATGATCGTCGATTCAGTGTTTAACCGTGATTACGCCGTAGTTCAGGGCGTGGTAATGGTGGTCGCGGTCGGTTTTCTGCTGATGAACCTGCTGGCCGACGTGTTGTATGTGCTGGTCAACCCACGTATGCGGAGAGCCTGAGATGAGCGTATCTGTGATTTCCGTGACAACGTCACTCCCTGTCCGCGAACCTAATCGTGTGCTGCGCAAATTTTTGCGTAATAAAAGCGCGGTGATTGGCGCAGTACTGGTCGTCACCTTCGCCCTGCTGGCTTTACTTGCGCCGTGGATTTCACCGTTTGATCCGATCAAAGCTGATTTCATGGCAGTGCGTAAAGCGCCTTCTGCCCTGCACTGGCTGGGTACCGATGAGCTGGGCCGCGACATTTTATCGCGCCTGTTCTGGGGGGCACGCACCTCGCTGATGGCCGGTTGTGTGTCGGTGATTATCGCGATTGTGATTGGCGTGCCGCTCGGCCTTATCGCCGGTTTCTGGCAAGGCTGGCTGGACAGCGTGATTTCCCGCGTGGTTGAGGCGCTGCTGTCGTGTCCGTTTCTGGTGCTGGCGATTGCGCTGGGCGCGTTCCTCGGTCCGAGTCTGGGCAATGCGATGATCGC
The Rahnella variigena genome window above contains:
- a CDS encoding ABC transporter permease, which produces MLELVVKRLISAIPTLFLVTLMVFSLQKLLPGDPITAMAGEERDPAVIAQLREQYHLNDPIPSQYFHWVGNALRGDFGTSLRTQEPVLQLIASKLPVTLELSLLAMIVALIIGITMGVLAAVNKGTWIDNGTNFLALSGISIPHFWLGVLLIMLFSVKLHWLPASGYVPFSEDPLQNLKTMLLPAAVLGTGLSATLMRHTRAAMIAVLKADYIRTARAKGLLPKMVIMKHALRNALVPIITLTTLLFGELLGGAVLSEQVFTIPGFGKMIVDSVFNRDYAVVQGVVMVVAVGFLLMNLLADVLYVLVNPRMRRA
- a CDS encoding ABC transporter permease, encoding MSVSVISVTTSLPVREPNRVLRKFLRNKSAVIGAVLVVTFALLALLAPWISPFDPIKADFMAVRKAPSALHWLGTDELGRDILSRLFWGARTSLMAGCVSVIIAIVIGVPLGLIAGFWQGWLDSVISRVVEALLSCPFLVLAIALGAFLGPSLGNAMIAIGLSAMPIFARLTRAQVMSIRNEEYIEGARAIGLPDRWILWRYVLPNVLSPILVQATLAIASAIITEASLSFLGLGQQPPDASWGAMLNTARSFLEQSPWMSIFPGLAIFLTVQGFNLLGDGLRDALDPRSE